One part of the Malus sylvestris chromosome 2, drMalSylv7.2, whole genome shotgun sequence genome encodes these proteins:
- the LOC126612097 gene encoding uncharacterized protein LOC126612097, which yields MHSRKHENFNKQSPASRLHAVGPDPYSNSGRRSNMQLEAADQSSERSLSPRGLPGDVGLSQRTDSIGRSDHGWHLGGRRTDRVRRRSRSTSPPLPFGGIQKRSHFDEGVGVMHRNYSPTPLAPVPLELQHRPELVEPAKYSVNDDSNSRRVYGSENNDSKIINEELNGSRLSVGGTHGTLSQKSMHVEDGAVRGLKSTLIQDNTALGIYWPPPDLHPVIAPAKDSEHLPSSSRSMNLPRFEHGRPQYTDPVALDRLPVTESYKGEKPILTSRDGLYPMVSSAHYTDFRPSSSTDVRSEFQDSYMGGPHLPSMDEFSSSRRFINAYRQRPLADYPRDPGSGKRNLSTYQSYSPNRGEHADYFYPKSRGMPVDDRRYPSDDLNKIMPPRTQLDYDSTQMVYNHQNLSRPSIMNPVMDRMDDTEEFSGNSRKGIMLNNPTLQRQSLLDYPDSRRISETSKHGVEYSGSGRTHVSLGRRMSQDYELSHFRASQDFQVAHQKEDYGFERDVNMKYQDRPSSVSKYDSEMSGHPAGMQIMREELGIYEPSDRMLKRNYATEEGMSTHNPRTIGSSKWTSREFQVSYESGEEWNDGDLGSYSSASAGFDHDRYSKAERVYVGHRHGEYEYDDWLPSQHSFEHAQMHSVRFYKHGDRYIKGHRNSGPLSRHKAHHADIKSSVHKQHRVWKRHDNYLEDVHASDGTDVDQSENGLSSARPEPSEDSEEFMQMVNEAFLTFSKKLNMNSAVRRRYKEQGKAGTLFCIVCGRSLSKEFMDTQRLVRHAYMSHRVGLRAQHLGLLKAVCVLLGWSTVVPPDTVTWAPQVLPKAEALAQKEDLILWPPVIVVHNISMSDNNPQSWKVVSMEALEAFLRSNGLIKGRIKICLGKPADQSVLVVKFLGTFTGLGDAERIQKHFAEHGRGRVDFERATSSNGKIVEAAMQGDNAEERFLYGYMGIVEDLDKVDFHTRSWTVIKSKKEIQDLANAPVKPDER from the exons AGTGACCATGGTTGGCATTTGGGTGGTAGAAGGACTGATCGGGTGAGGCGGAGATCAAGGTCAACGTCACCGCCACTGCCTTTTGGCGGCATTCAGAAAAGGTCACATTTTGATGAAGGAGTTGGGGTTATGCATAGGAATTATTCGCCAACTCCACTTGCACCTGTTCCTTTGGAGTTACAACACAGACCTGAACTTGTAGAGCCTGCAAAATATAGTGTGAATGATGATTCAAATAGTAGACGAGTTTACGGGTCTGAGAACAATGATTCTAAAATCATCAATGAGGAATTGAATGGAAGCAGATTGTCAGTTGGCGGTACACATGGGACATTGAGTCAGAAATCAATGCATGTGGAAGATGGTGCGGTAAGAGGATTAAAATCCACACTAATTCAAGATAATACAGCACTAGGAATATATTGGCCACCTCCAGACCTGCATCCTGTGATAGCTCCTGCAAAAGATAGTGAACACCTACCATCATCATCACGGAGTATGAACTTACCCCGTTTTGAGCATGGAAGGCCTCAGTATACGGATCCTGTTGCTTTGGATAGATTACCAGTGACAGAATCCTACAAAGGAGAGAAACCCATTCTTACTTCAAGGGATGGTTTGTACCCCATGGTGTCAAGTGCTCATTATACGGACTTTCGTCCTAGCTCCTCCACAGACGTAAGGAGTGAATTTCAGGATTCTTATATGGGTGGCCCACACTTACCTTCAATGGATGAATTTTCAAGTAGTAGACGGTTCATTAATGCATATAGACAAAGGCCACTAGCAGATTATCCTAGAGATCCTGGTTCTGGCAAGAGGAACCTGTCAACTTACCAGAGTTATAGTCCTAACAGAGGTGAGCATGCAGATTATTTTTACCCCAAATCAAGGGGAATGCCAGTTGATGATCGCAGATATCCATCTGATGACTTAAATAAAATCATGCCTCCACGAACACAACTTGACTATGATAGTACTCAAATGGTTTATAACCATCAAAATTTGTCAAGACCTAGTATTATGAACCCTGTTATGGATAGAATGGATGATACTGAGGAATTTTCTGGAAATTCAAGAAAGGGCATTATGCTGAATAATCCTACTTTGCAAAGGCAATCTTTATTAGACTACCCTGATTCAAGAAGAATATCAGAGACATCAAAGCATGGTGTGGAATATTCAGGTTCAGGACGCACACATGTCAGTTTAGGAAGGAGAATGTCACAAGATTATGAACTATCCCATTTCAGGGCATCACAAGATTTTCAGGTCGCACATCAGAAAGAAGATTATGGTTTTGAAAGAGATGTTAATATGAAGTATCAGGACAGGCCGTCTTCTGTGTCAAAATATGACTCAGAGATGAGTGGGCATCCTGCTGGAATGCAGATTATGAGAGAGGAGCTTGGAATATATGAACCATCAGATAGGATGCTTAAAAGAAACTATGCTACTGAAGAAGGTATGAGTACACATAATCCTAGAACTATTGGGTCTAGTAAGTGGACATCTAGAGAATTCCAAGTTTCATATGAAAGCGGTGAAGAGTGGAATGATGGAGATTTAGGCAGTTATTCATCTGCATCAGCTGGATTTGACCATGATAGATACAGTAAGGCTGAGAGGGTATATGTTGGGCACCGTCATGGTGAATATGAATATGATGATTGGTTGCCATCTCAACACTCTTTTGAACATGCACAAATGCATTCAGTCAGATTCTATAAACACGGTGATCGATATATAAAGGGTCATCGAAATTCTGGTCCATTAAGTAGGCATAAGGCGCATCACGCTGATATAAAAAGCAGTGTTCACAAACAGCACCGAGTTTGGAAAAGACATGATAATTATTTAGAAGATGTCCACGCAAGTGATGGTACTGATGTTGATCAATCAGAAAATGGGCTGAGCTCTGCACGTCCTGAGCCGTCCGAGGACTCTGAGGAGTTTATGCAAATGGTAAATGAAGCCTTTTTAACATTTTCTAAAAAGCTAAATATGAACTCGGCTGTTCGGAGAAGATACAAGGAACAAGGGAAGGCTGGTACTTTGTTCTGCATCGTATGTGGCCGAAG TTTGTCGAAGGAGTTCATGGACACTCAACGCTTGGTAAGACACGCATATATGTCTCACAGAGTTGGGCTGAGGGCACAGCACTTGGGTCTTCTAAAAGCAGTTTGTGTTCTGTTGGGGTGGAGTACTGTTGTCCCCCCTGACACGGTCACATGGGCTCCCCAGGTCTTGCCCAAGGCTGAAGCTTTGGCTCAGAAGGAAGATTTGATTCTCTGGCCTCCTGTGATTGTTGTTCACAACATTTCTATGTCAGACAACAATCCTCAAAGTTGGAAGGTTGTATCCATGGAGGCGCTCGAGGCTTTTCTAAGAA GTAATGGTTTAATCAAGGGAAGAATCAAGATTTGCCTAGGGAAGCCTGCTGACCAAAGTGTTTTGGTGGTGAAGTTCTTGGGAACTTTTACTGGGCTTGGGGACGCAGAGAGGATTCAGAAGCATTTTGCAGAGCATGGGCGTGGCAGAGTGGATTTTGAGCGAGCGACATCCTCGAATGGAAAAATTGTGGAAGCAGCAATGCAGGGAGACAACGCAGAGGAGCGATTTCTATATGGGTACATGGGCATTGTAGAGGACTTGGATAAGGTGGATTTCCATACCAGGAGCTGGACTGTGATAAAGAGCAAGAAGGAGATTCAGGACCTGGCCAATGCTCCTGTCAAACCTGATGAGAGGTAA